The proteins below are encoded in one region of Streptomyces sp. NBC_00490:
- the recN gene encoding DNA repair protein RecN: MRIRSLGVIDDAVVELSPGFTAVTGETGAGKTMVVTSLGLLLGGRADPALVRIGADKAVVEGRISVPAGSSVVVRAEEAGAELDDGALLISRTVSAEGRSRAHVGGRSVPVGVLAELADELVAVHGQTDQQGLLKLSRQRQALDRYAGDAVTVPLAKYTEAYRRLRAVVVELDEITTRARERAQEADMLRYGLDEIAGVEPRAGEDVELAEEAERLGHAEALSSAATVAHAALAGNPEDPEGIDAATLVAGAQRALEAVRSHDPALSALADRIGEIGILLGDVAGELAGYADDLDADPLRLAAVEERRAALTALTRKYGEDVAAVLAWAEQGAARLTELDGDDERIDELTAERDALRAELGGLAQALTDARVEAASRFAAAVTAELASLAMPHARVSFDIRQAEDPEGVEVGGRAVAYGPSGADEVELLLAPHPGAPPRPIAKGASGGELSRVMLAVEVVFAGTDPVPTYLFDEVDAGVGGKAAVEIGRRLAKLAKSAQVVVVTHLPQVAAFADRQLLVEKTNDGSVTRSGVKVLEGEERVRELSRMLAGQEDSETARAHAEELLEAARADA; this comes from the coding sequence ATGCGGATACGGTCGCTCGGAGTCATCGACGACGCGGTCGTCGAGCTGTCGCCCGGGTTCACCGCTGTCACGGGTGAGACGGGTGCGGGCAAGACCATGGTGGTCACCAGCCTGGGGCTGCTGCTCGGCGGGCGGGCGGACCCGGCGCTCGTGCGGATCGGGGCCGACAAGGCGGTCGTGGAGGGGCGGATCAGCGTTCCCGCGGGCTCTTCGGTCGTGGTGCGGGCGGAGGAGGCCGGGGCGGAGCTCGATGACGGGGCGCTGCTCATCAGCCGTACCGTTTCCGCCGAGGGGCGGTCCCGGGCGCATGTCGGTGGGCGGAGCGTGCCCGTCGGGGTGCTGGCCGAGCTCGCCGACGAACTGGTGGCGGTGCACGGGCAGACGGATCAGCAGGGGCTGCTGAAGCTGTCCCGGCAGCGGCAGGCGCTCGACCGGTACGCCGGGGACGCCGTCACCGTGCCGCTGGCCAAGTACACCGAGGCCTATCGGAGGCTGCGGGCCGTGGTCGTGGAGCTCGACGAGATCACCACACGTGCGCGTGAGCGGGCCCAGGAGGCCGACATGCTGCGCTACGGCCTCGACGAGATCGCCGGCGTCGAGCCACGTGCCGGGGAGGACGTCGAACTGGCGGAGGAGGCCGAGCGGCTCGGGCACGCGGAGGCCCTGTCGTCCGCCGCCACGGTCGCGCACGCCGCTCTCGCCGGGAATCCCGAGGACCCCGAGGGCATCGACGCCGCCACGCTCGTCGCGGGCGCCCAGCGGGCCCTTGAGGCCGTACGGTCGCACGACCCGGCGCTGTCCGCGCTCGCCGACCGGATCGGGGAGATCGGGATCCTGCTGGGCGATGTCGCGGGGGAGCTGGCGGGGTACGCCGACGACCTCGACGCCGATCCGCTGCGGCTGGCTGCCGTCGAGGAGCGGCGGGCGGCCCTCACGGCGCTCACCCGGAAGTACGGCGAGGATGTCGCCGCCGTGCTGGCCTGGGCGGAGCAGGGGGCCGCGCGGCTCACCGAACTCGACGGCGACGACGAGCGGATCGACGAGCTGACCGCCGAGCGGGACGCGCTGCGGGCGGAACTGGGCGGGCTGGCGCAGGCGTTGACGGATGCGCGTGTGGAGGCGGCCTCGCGGTTCGCCGCCGCCGTGACCGCGGAGCTGGCCTCGCTGGCGATGCCGCACGCGCGCGTGTCCTTCGACATCCGGCAGGCCGAGGATCCGGAAGGCGTCGAAGTCGGCGGGCGAGCCGTCGCGTACGGGCCGTCCGGTGCCGACGAGGTCGAGCTGCTGCTCGCTCCGCATCCCGGGGCGCCGCCGCGGCCCATCGCCAAGGGGGCCTCCGGTGGTGAGCTCTCCCGCGTGATGCTGGCCGTCGAGGTCGTGTTCGCGGGGACGGATCCCGTGCCGACCTATCTCTTCGACGAGGTCGACGCCGGCGTCGGTGGCAAGGCCGCGGTCGAGATCGGGCGACGGCTCGCCAAGCTGGCGAAGTCCGCGCAGGTCGTGGTCGTGACGCATCTGCCGCAGGTGGCCGCCTTCGCCGACCGGCAGTTGCTGGTCGAGAAGACCAACGACGGTTCTGTCACGCGCTCCGGTGTGAAGGTCCTCGAAGGCGAGGAGCGGGTACGGGAGTTGTCCCGGATGCTCGCCGGGCAGGAGGACTCGGAGACCGCGCGGGCGCATGCGGAGGAGTTGCTGGAGGCGGCTCGGGCGGACGCGTAG
- a CDS encoding NAD kinase, with protein MTQNRARTVFLLAHTGRPAAIRSAELVVKGLLREGIGVRVLEYEAADLPLPDEVELVKEATPLCLDGCELLIVLGGDGTLLRGAEFARASGVPMLGVNLGRVGFLAEAERDDLDKVVDRVVTKSYEVEERMTVDVVVHSNGDIVHTDWALNEAAVQKAGAEKLLEVVLEIDGRPVTGFGCDGIVLSTPTGSTAYAFSAGGPVVWPEVEALLMVPISAHALFAKPLVTSPDSVLAVEVLPHIPPGVLWCDGRRTVELPPGARVEVRRGAVPVRLARLHHASFTDRLVAKFALPVSGWRGAPH; from the coding sequence TTGACCCAGAACCGAGCTCGTACTGTTTTCCTGCTCGCCCACACCGGGCGGCCGGCGGCCATCCGCAGCGCCGAGCTGGTGGTGAAGGGCCTGCTGCGCGAGGGCATCGGCGTGCGCGTGCTCGAGTACGAGGCCGCCGACCTGCCGTTGCCGGACGAGGTGGAGCTGGTCAAGGAGGCGACTCCGCTGTGCCTCGACGGGTGCGAGCTGCTGATCGTGCTGGGCGGGGACGGGACGCTGCTGCGGGGGGCCGAGTTCGCCCGGGCCTCCGGGGTGCCGATGCTCGGCGTCAACCTCGGGCGCGTCGGGTTCCTCGCCGAGGCCGAACGGGATGATCTCGACAAGGTCGTCGACCGGGTGGTCACGAAGTCGTACGAGGTCGAGGAGCGGATGACCGTCGATGTCGTCGTGCACAGCAACGGGGACATTGTCCACACGGACTGGGCGCTGAACGAGGCGGCGGTGCAGAAGGCCGGCGCGGAGAAGCTGCTCGAGGTCGTGCTGGAGATCGACGGCCGGCCGGTGACGGGGTTCGGGTGCGACGGGATCGTGCTGTCGACTCCGACCGGGTCCACCGCGTACGCCTTCTCCGCCGGTGGGCCTGTGGTGTGGCCCGAGGTGGAGGCGTTGCTGATGGTGCCGATCAGTGCGCACGCGCTGTTCGCGAAGCCGTTGGTGACGTCGCCGGATTCTGTGTTGGCTGTGGAGGTTCTGCCACATATTCCGCCGGGGGTGCTGTGGTGCGACGGGCGGCGGACGGTTGAGCTGCCGCCCGGGGCCAGGGTCGAGGTGCGGCGGGGGGCTGTGCCGGTGCGGTTGGCTCGACTGCATCATGCGTCCTTTACCGACCGGCTTGTGGCGAAATTCGCGCTGCCGGTGTCCGGGTGGCGGGGGGCGCCGCACTAG
- a CDS encoding TlyA family RNA methyltransferase gives MAGVARQRLDAELVRRKLARSREHASQLIAAGRVSVGKTVATKPATQVETAAAIVVSDDDGDPGYVSRGGHKLAGALQAFVPRGLVVEGRRALDAGASTGGFTDVLLRSGAAHVVAVDVGYGQLAWTLQSDERVTVKDRTNVRELTLEAIDGKPVDLVVGDLSFIPLGLVLPALERCVKPDADLVMMVKPQFEVGKERLGSGGVVRSPQLRAEAVRGVAEKAWELGLGVKGVTASPLPGPSGNVEYFLWLHAGAPALDPADVDRAVAEGPR, from the coding sequence GTGGCAGGAGTCGCACGCCAACGTCTCGACGCGGAGCTGGTCCGGCGGAAGCTCGCGCGCTCGCGCGAGCACGCCAGTCAGCTGATCGCCGCCGGACGGGTCAGTGTCGGCAAGACCGTCGCGACCAAGCCGGCCACGCAGGTGGAGACCGCGGCGGCGATCGTGGTCTCGGACGACGACGGCGACCCCGGCTATGTGTCGCGGGGCGGGCACAAGCTTGCGGGCGCGCTGCAGGCGTTCGTACCGCGGGGGCTCGTGGTCGAGGGGCGGCGGGCGCTGGACGCCGGCGCGTCCACCGGCGGGTTCACCGATGTGCTGCTGCGGTCGGGGGCCGCGCACGTCGTCGCCGTCGACGTCGGGTACGGGCAACTCGCGTGGACTCTCCAGAGCGATGAACGCGTCACCGTCAAGGACCGTACGAACGTACGCGAGTTGACGCTTGAAGCGATCGATGGGAAGCCCGTGGATCTTGTAGTGGGGGATCTGTCCTTCATTCCGCTCGGGCTGGTGCTGCCCGCCTTGGAGCGGTGCGTGAAGCCGGACGCCGACCTGGTGATGATGGTCAAGCCGCAGTTCGAGGTGGGGAAGGAACGGCTGGGCAGTGGGGGAGTCGTACGGAGTCCGCAGCTGCGGGCGGAGGCCGTGCGCGGTGTGGCCGAGAAGGCATGGGAACTCGGGCTCGGGGTGAAGGGGGTCACGGCAAGCCCGTTGCCCGGACCCTCGGGCAATGTCGAATACTTTCTGTGGCTGCACGCCGGGGCACCCGCCCTGGATCCGGCCGACGTTGACCGTGCAGTGGCGGAGGGGCCGCGTTGA
- a CDS encoding alkyl sulfatase C-terminal domain-containing protein, with product MATIEECRAALEKLSDTMQRTEGDVRTAAAMDRSVSCRITDLDTTFVGRMTNGRIVVHDTVQGPPPEKAQIRLTMKSDDLVALVDGELNFAKAWGSGRVKLEAGLRDLLQLRKLL from the coding sequence ATGGCCACGATCGAGGAGTGCCGCGCCGCACTCGAAAAGCTCTCCGACACCATGCAGCGCACCGAGGGGGACGTCCGCACCGCGGCGGCCATGGACCGCTCGGTCAGCTGCCGGATCACCGACCTCGACACCACCTTCGTCGGCCGGATGACGAACGGCCGGATCGTGGTGCACGACACGGTCCAGGGCCCGCCTCCCGAGAAGGCCCAGATCAGACTGACCATGAAGAGCGACGACCTGGTGGCCCTGGTCGACGGCGAGCTGAACTTCGCCAAGGCCTGGGGCTCGGGCCGGGTCAAGCTGGAGGCGGGCCTGCGCGACCTGCTCCAGCTGCGGAAGCTCCTGTAG
- a CDS encoding ABC transporter ATP-binding protein codes for MSGSRKPDVSGSATNNTRANRNTRRSTVNRLSAENVTLAYDQRVIAEQLSVEIPDNSFTVIVGPNACGKSTLLRALSRMLKPNQGRVLLDGQVIQSMPAKKVARTLGLLPQSSIAPDGITVADLVGRGRYPHQGILRQWSTEDERVVQESMAQTGVAELADRYVDELSGGQRQRVWIAMALAQQTPLLLLDEPTTYLDIQHQIDVLDLCAELHEEQGRTLVAVLHDLNHAARYATHLIALKDGSVIAEGAPNDIVTAELVEEVFGLRCQVIDDPETATPLVVPAARKARVEDRKTDVRKVAAAEAS; via the coding sequence ATGAGCGGCTCGCGCAAGCCGGACGTGAGCGGCTCGGCGACCAACAACACCCGGGCGAACCGGAACACCCGAAGGAGCACCGTGAACCGCCTCTCCGCCGAGAACGTCACCCTGGCCTACGACCAGCGCGTCATCGCCGAGCAGTTGTCGGTGGAGATCCCCGACAACTCCTTCACCGTGATCGTCGGCCCGAACGCGTGCGGCAAGTCCACCCTGCTGAGGGCGCTGTCGCGGATGCTGAAGCCGAACCAGGGGCGGGTGCTGCTCGACGGTCAGGTCATCCAGTCGATGCCCGCGAAGAAGGTCGCGCGGACGCTGGGCCTGCTGCCGCAGTCGTCCATCGCGCCCGACGGGATCACCGTCGCCGACCTGGTGGGCCGCGGCCGCTACCCGCACCAGGGCATCCTGCGCCAGTGGTCGACCGAGGACGAGCGGGTCGTGCAGGAGTCGATGGCGCAGACCGGGGTCGCCGAGCTCGCGGACCGGTACGTCGACGAGCTGTCCGGCGGTCAGCGCCAGCGGGTGTGGATCGCCATGGCGCTCGCCCAGCAGACCCCGCTGCTGCTCCTGGACGAGCCGACGACCTATCTCGACATCCAGCACCAGATCGACGTCCTCGACCTCTGCGCCGAGCTGCACGAGGAACAGGGCCGCACGCTGGTGGCCGTGCTCCACGACCTCAACCACGCCGCCCGGTACGCCACGCATCTGATCGCCCTGAAGGACGGCAGCGTCATCGCCGAGGGGGCGCCGAACGACATCGTCACGGCCGAGCTGGTCGAGGAGGTCTTCGGGCTGCGCTGCCAGGTCATCGACGACCCGGAGACGGCGACGCCGCTGGTGGTGCCGGCGGCGCGGAAGGCGCGGGTGGAGGACAGGAAGACGGACGTGCGGAAGGTGGCCGCCGCCGAGGCCTCCTGA
- a CDS encoding FecCD family ABC transporter permease — MKTNRAIRTPGGLSVRLDVRAFTVVLLLLAAALTASVVLIGTGDFPIPAGDVLKTLLGNGNAGQEFIVNELRLPRVLVGLLVGASLGLGGALFQAVSRNPLGSPDILGLGQGATAGALVMIVLFSGSAAEVTVGALVGGLVAGLAIYLLAWKQGVHGYRLVLVGIGVSAILTAVNGYLMTVSDITDAARAMVWMTGSLSGRDWEQVWPLLGLCAVLVPLVLANARGLRMMEMGDDVSYALGVRVERVRGLLMIAAVLLTASATAAAGPVSFVALTAPQLARRLTRSPGPNLLPSLCMGAALLVGADWISQKVFGADQMPVGVVTGVLGGVYLLWLLVTERKAGRI, encoded by the coding sequence GTGAAGACCAACCGTGCCATCAGGACGCCGGGCGGGCTGTCGGTCCGCCTCGACGTCCGTGCCTTCACCGTCGTCCTCCTGCTGCTGGCGGCCGCGCTCACCGCGAGTGTCGTGCTCATCGGCACCGGCGACTTCCCGATCCCGGCCGGCGACGTGCTCAAGACGCTGCTCGGCAACGGGAACGCGGGCCAGGAGTTCATCGTCAACGAGCTGCGGCTGCCCCGGGTCCTGGTCGGGCTGCTGGTCGGCGCCTCGCTCGGGCTCGGCGGCGCGCTATTCCAGGCCGTGTCCCGCAACCCGCTGGGCAGCCCGGACATCCTCGGTCTCGGACAGGGGGCGACGGCCGGTGCGCTCGTGATGATCGTGCTGTTCTCCGGGAGCGCGGCCGAGGTCACCGTCGGGGCGCTGGTGGGCGGTCTGGTGGCGGGGCTCGCCATCTATCTGCTCGCGTGGAAGCAGGGTGTGCACGGATACCGGCTGGTGCTGGTCGGCATCGGTGTGTCCGCGATCCTCACGGCGGTCAACGGCTATCTGATGACCGTGTCCGACATCACCGACGCGGCCCGGGCGATGGTCTGGATGACCGGGTCGCTCAGCGGCCGTGACTGGGAGCAGGTGTGGCCGCTGCTCGGGCTGTGTGCCGTCCTCGTACCGCTCGTCCTCGCCAATGCGCGCGGGCTGCGGATGATGGAGATGGGCGACGACGTGTCGTACGCCCTCGGGGTGCGCGTGGAGCGGGTGCGCGGGCTGCTGATGATCGCCGCCGTCCTGCTCACCGCGTCCGCGACGGCCGCCGCCGGTCCGGTCAGCTTCGTGGCGCTCACCGCGCCGCAGCTCGCCCGGCGCCTGACCCGCTCGCCCGGCCCGAACCTGCTGCCCTCGCTGTGCATGGGCGCCGCCCTGCTGGTCGGTGCCGACTGGATCTCGCAGAAGGTCTTCGGCGCCGACCAGATGCCGGTGGGCGTGGTCACCGGTGTGCTCGGCGGTGTCTATCTGCTGTGGCTGCTGGTCACCGAGCGGAAGGCGGGCCGGATATGA
- a CDS encoding FecCD family ABC transporter permease encodes MLVDSPPEQRAETAPAPPTRRAIRALGLLVSVAILVLVALASIAIGAKELSMGQVWHGLFEDSGTYGDVVVTERLWRTLLGLLAGAALGLSGAVLQALTRNPLADPGLLGINAGASAAVVTAMTYFGVTSLTGYVWFAFLGAAAVGALVWFLGGSRGATPVRLALAGTAISAALYGYLQAVMITNEAALGKMRFWTVGSLSSASESTILQVLPFLAVGTFLALALARPLNAMEMGDDTAKALGANLNRTRALSMLAATVLCGAATAACGPIVFVGLMVPHVVRSFTGPDLRWIMPYATVLSPVLLLGADVIGRIVARPSELQVGIVTAILGGPVFIFLVRRRRTAQL; translated from the coding sequence GTGTTGGTCGACAGTCCTCCCGAACAGCGCGCGGAGACCGCCCCCGCGCCCCCAACCCGCCGGGCGATACGTGCCCTTGGGTTGCTCGTGTCCGTCGCGATCCTGGTGCTCGTCGCCTTGGCGAGCATCGCGATCGGGGCGAAAGAGCTGTCGATGGGGCAGGTGTGGCACGGTCTGTTCGAGGACTCGGGGACATACGGCGATGTCGTTGTCACCGAGCGGCTCTGGCGGACCCTGCTGGGTCTGCTGGCAGGTGCCGCGCTCGGTCTGTCGGGTGCGGTCCTCCAGGCGCTCACCCGTAATCCGCTGGCCGACCCCGGGCTGCTCGGCATCAACGCGGGTGCGTCCGCGGCGGTCGTCACCGCCATGACGTACTTCGGTGTCACGAGCCTGACGGGCTATGTCTGGTTCGCCTTCCTCGGCGCGGCCGCGGTCGGGGCGCTCGTGTGGTTCCTCGGCGGGAGCCGGGGGGCGACGCCGGTGCGGCTCGCGCTCGCCGGCACGGCGATCAGTGCCGCGCTCTACGGCTATCTCCAGGCCGTGATGATCACGAACGAGGCCGCGCTCGGCAAGATGCGCTTCTGGACGGTGGGTTCGCTCTCCTCGGCCAGCGAGTCGACCATCCTCCAGGTCCTGCCGTTCCTCGCGGTCGGCACGTTCCTCGCCCTCGCGCTCGCCCGGCCGCTCAACGCCATGGAGATGGGCGACGACACCGCCAAGGCCCTCGGTGCCAACCTCAACCGCACCCGGGCGCTGTCGATGCTCGCCGCCACCGTGCTGTGCGGGGCCGCGACCGCCGCGTGCGGACCGATCGTGTTCGTCGGCCTGATGGTGCCGCACGTCGTGCGCTCCTTCACCGGGCCCGACCTGCGCTGGATCATGCCGTACGCGACCGTCCTGTCGCCCGTGCTGCTGCTCGGCGCCGACGTCATCGGCCGGATCGTCGCCCGGCCCTCCGAACTTCAGGTCGGCATCGTCACCGCGATCCTCGGTGGCCCGGTCTTCATCTTTCTCGTACGACGGCGGAGGACGGCGCAGCTGTGA
- a CDS encoding HAD hydrolase-like protein, which produces MSQSVRTRPEGSGQALSEAYDTALLDLDGVVYAGGNAIAHAVESLATARAGGMHLAYVTNNALRTPDTVAEHLTELGIPTEAGDVITSAQAVARLISEQVPAGARVLVIGGEGLRVALRERGLEPVESADDDPAAVVQGFGGPDLPWGRFAEASYAVARGVPWFASNTDLTIPSGRGIAPGNGAAVEVVRIATGAEPQVAGKPLPPMHRETILRTGAERPLVVGDRLDTDIEGAFNGEVDSLLVLTGVTDGAQLLAAPPQHRPTYVDADLRGMLTGQPEVTEAGGGFRCGGWTATAGAERLELAGEGEALDGLRALCAAAWTAAGAGTCELDGGKALARLGL; this is translated from the coding sequence ATGAGCCAGAGCGTCAGGACGAGGCCCGAGGGCAGTGGCCAGGCCCTGAGCGAGGCGTACGACACCGCGCTGCTCGACCTCGACGGGGTGGTGTACGCGGGCGGGAACGCGATCGCGCACGCCGTCGAGTCGCTGGCCACGGCTCGGGCCGGCGGGATGCATCTCGCGTACGTCACCAACAACGCGCTGCGGACGCCGGACACCGTCGCCGAGCATCTGACCGAGCTGGGGATACCGACGGAAGCCGGTGACGTCATCACCTCGGCTCAGGCCGTCGCGCGGCTCATCAGTGAGCAGGTGCCCGCGGGGGCGCGGGTGTTGGTGATCGGCGGGGAGGGGCTGCGGGTCGCGCTGCGGGAGCGGGGGCTGGAGCCCGTCGAGTCGGCGGATGACGATCCGGCCGCGGTGGTCCAGGGGTTCGGGGGCCCGGATCTGCCGTGGGGGCGGTTCGCCGAGGCTTCGTACGCCGTCGCGCGCGGGGTGCCGTGGTTCGCGTCCAACACCGATCTGACGATTCCCAGCGGGCGTGGGATCGCGCCGGGCAACGGGGCGGCGGTGGAGGTCGTGCGGATCGCGACCGGTGCGGAGCCGCAGGTCGCGGGCAAGCCGTTGCCTCCCATGCACCGGGAGACGATCCTGCGGACCGGTGCCGAGCGGCCGCTGGTGGTCGGGGACCGGCTGGACACGGACATCGAGGGCGCGTTCAACGGGGAGGTCGACTCGCTGCTCGTTCTGACCGGGGTGACCGACGGGGCGCAGCTGCTGGCCGCGCCGCCGCAGCACCGGCCGACGTATGTCGACGCCGATCTGCGCGGCATGCTGACGGGGCAGCCCGAAGTCACCGAGGCGGGTGGGGGGTTCCGGTGCGGCGGCTGGACGGCGACGGCCGGTGCCGAGCGGCTGGAACTGGCTGGTGAGGGGGAGGCCCTGGACGGGCTGCGGGCGCTGTGCGCGGCGGCGTGGACGGCGGCCGGTGCGGGAACGTGCGAGCTGGACGGAGGAAAGGCGCTCGCGCGGCTGGGTCTGTGA
- a CDS encoding DUF1015 domain-containing protein — MNTAGHSEAMARRGLELTPFRGLRYDPDRVGSLAAVTSPPYDVVVRPDGVVHLQSADPYNIVRLILPQAITSTARNEQAADTLRRWLAEGVLTADPDPCLYVYEQRATDGMLQRGVIGTLRLSDPSEGVVLPHEDVMPHVVADRAALMRATSANLEPLLLTYRGNGSPADTTAVVERTAEQEPLLATTTEDGYRHRLWAITDPADMATIQHDLAGHQALIADGHHRWATSLRLRAEHPSPSPWDHGLVLLVDTARYPLRVRAIHRLLHGLPVADALAPLEGLFRIRRLDVPLAEALDTLADAACAGNAFLLAGDGAFHLVDRPDQDLLARTVPTDRPAAWRTLDATVLHATLLDHVWHVPEDDPTRIAYIHDTAATVRKAERDGGTAVLMHPVREEVVRDLARQGVTMPRKSTSFGPKPASGLVLRALEL, encoded by the coding sequence ATGAACACCGCAGGTCACTCGGAAGCAATGGCGCGCCGGGGCCTGGAACTCACCCCGTTCCGAGGCCTTCGTTACGACCCCGACCGGGTCGGCAGCCTCGCGGCCGTGACGTCCCCGCCGTACGACGTCGTCGTACGCCCCGACGGCGTCGTCCACCTCCAGTCCGCGGACCCGTACAACATCGTCCGGCTGATCCTGCCCCAGGCGATCACCTCCACCGCCCGCAACGAACAGGCCGCCGACACCCTGCGCCGCTGGCTCGCGGAGGGCGTCCTGACCGCCGACCCCGACCCCTGCCTGTACGTCTACGAACAGCGCGCGACCGACGGCATGCTCCAACGCGGCGTCATCGGCACCCTGCGGCTGTCGGATCCGTCCGAAGGCGTGGTCCTGCCGCACGAGGACGTCATGCCGCACGTGGTCGCCGACCGCGCCGCCCTCATGCGCGCCACCTCCGCGAACCTGGAACCCCTGCTCCTGACCTACCGCGGCAACGGCTCCCCTGCCGACACGACAGCCGTCGTCGAACGCACGGCGGAGCAGGAGCCGCTCCTGGCCACCACCACCGAGGACGGCTACCGCCACCGCCTGTGGGCGATCACCGACCCCGCCGACATGGCCACGATCCAGCACGACCTGGCCGGTCACCAGGCACTCATCGCCGACGGCCATCACCGCTGGGCGACATCCCTCCGTCTACGCGCGGAGCACCCCTCCCCCAGCCCTTGGGACCACGGCCTCGTCCTCCTGGTCGACACGGCCCGCTACCCCCTGCGCGTCCGCGCCATCCACCGCCTCCTGCACGGCCTGCCCGTAGCGGACGCCCTGGCCCCGCTCGAGGGTCTGTTCCGCATACGCCGTCTCGACGTCCCCTTGGCCGAGGCCCTGGACACCCTCGCCGACGCGGCCTGCGCGGGCAACGCGTTCCTGCTCGCCGGAGACGGCGCCTTCCACCTCGTCGACCGCCCGGACCAGGATCTCCTCGCCCGTACGGTCCCCACGGACCGCCCTGCGGCCTGGCGCACCCTGGACGCGACGGTCCTGCACGCCACGCTCCTCGACCACGTCTGGCACGTCCCCGAGGACGACCCCACCCGCATCGCCTACATCCACGACACCGCCGCCACGGTCCGCAAGGCGGAGCGCGACGGCGGTACGGCCGTCCTCATGCACCCGGTCCGCGAGGAGGTCGTCCGCGACCTGGCCCGCCAGGGCGTCACGATGCCCCGCAAGTCGACGTCGTTCGGCCCCAAGCCGGCGTCCGGCCTGGTGCTGCGCGCGCTGGAACTCTGA
- a CDS encoding tetratricopeptide repeat protein: MPIPEDVTGDEIDKDVRQELQSLPKTLAEDVAKNLVMVARLIDEDPEGAYAYSKIALRLASRVAAVREAAGFAAYANQKYSEALAEFRAARRMSGGVELWPLMADCERGLGRPEKALEMAGAPDVNKLDKAGQVEMRLVAAGARRDLGQLDAAIVTLQSPELASNSVQPWTARLRYAYADALLAAGREDEAREWFAKAVESDKDGSTDASDRLAEMDGVDFVDALGEEGDAEAEGVSEKVEAEADAEADVAEADDVEADDVEADEDDKD; the protein is encoded by the coding sequence CTGCCGATCCCCGAGGACGTCACGGGCGACGAGATCGACAAGGACGTCAGGCAGGAGCTGCAGAGCCTGCCGAAGACGCTCGCCGAGGACGTCGCCAAGAACCTGGTGATGGTCGCCCGGCTCATCGACGAGGACCCCGAGGGCGCGTACGCCTACTCCAAGATCGCTCTGCGGCTGGCGTCGCGTGTCGCCGCCGTACGGGAGGCCGCCGGATTTGCGGCGTACGCGAACCAGAAGTACTCCGAGGCGCTCGCCGAGTTCCGGGCCGCGCGGCGGATGAGCGGCGGTGTGGAGCTGTGGCCCCTCATGGCCGACTGCGAGCGTGGACTCGGACGGCCGGAGAAGGCGCTGGAGATGGCCGGGGCGCCCGACGTGAACAAGCTGGACAAGGCCGGCCAGGTCGAGATGCGGCTCGTCGCGGCAGGTGCCCGGCGTGACCTGGGGCAGCTGGACGCGGCCATCGTGACGCTGCAGAGCCCCGAGCTGGCCTCCAACTCCGTACAGCCGTGGACTGCGCGTCTGCGCTACGCGTACGCCGACGCCCTGCTCGCCGCCGGCCGGGAGGACGAGGCACGGGAGTGGTTCGCCAAGGCCGTGGAGTCCGACAAGGACGGCAGCACGGACGCCTCGGACCGGCTCGCCGAGATGGATGGTGTCGATTTCGTCGACGCGCTCGGTGAGGAGGGCGACGCCGAGGCCGAGGGCGTTTCCGAGAAGGTGGAAGCCGAGGCGGATGCGGAAGCGGACGTCGCCGAGGCAGACGACGTGGAAGCGGACGACGTGGAAGCGGACGAGGACGACAAGGACTGA
- a CDS encoding DNA-3-methyladenine glycosylase — MIATPDRTPLPREFFDRPVLEVAPDLLGRILVRTTPDGPIALRLTEVEAYDGQNDPGSHAYRGRTARNDVMFGPPGHVYVYFTYGMWHCMNLVCGPDGWASAVLLRAGEIVEGAELARKRRLSARNDKELAKGPARLATALDVARPLDGTDACAVGDTPLRVLAGTPIAPDQVLNGPRTGVSGDGGVHPWRFWVANDPTVSPYRAHTPRRRSS, encoded by the coding sequence ATGATCGCGACCCCCGACCGTACGCCCCTGCCACGCGAGTTCTTCGACCGGCCCGTGCTGGAAGTCGCCCCCGACCTCCTGGGCCGCATCCTCGTACGCACCACCCCGGACGGTCCGATCGCCCTCAGACTTACAGAGGTGGAGGCCTACGACGGTCAGAACGACCCCGGTTCCCACGCCTATCGCGGCCGCACGGCCCGCAATGACGTGATGTTCGGCCCGCCCGGTCATGTGTACGTCTACTTCACCTACGGCATGTGGCACTGCATGAACCTGGTGTGCGGTCCGGACGGCTGGGCGAGCGCGGTCCTGCTCCGCGCCGGCGAGATCGTCGAGGGCGCCGAGCTCGCCCGTAAACGTCGACTCTCGGCCCGAAACGACAAGGAACTGGCCAAAGGCCCCGCCCGCCTGGCCACAGCACTGGACGTGGCCCGTCCCCTGGACGGCACGGACGCGTGCGCCGTGGGCGACACCCCGCTGAGGGTCCTTGCCGGTACCCCGATCGCCCCCGACCAGGTACTCAACGGTCCCCGCACCGGGGTGTCCGGCGACGGGGGCGTCCACCCCTGGCGCTTCTGGGTCGCCAACGACCCGACGGTGAGCCCTTATCGGGCCCATACGCCGAGGCGTCGGTCAAGTTGA